A part of Longimicrobiales bacterium genomic DNA contains:
- the dnaB gene encoding replicative DNA helicase: MEASPHFPNNVFDRTPPFSLRAETAVLGGMLIDKDAVTRVIEMVQDGMFYREGNRRIFRAMVRLFERGAVIDPITITEELKKTQELDSSGGLDYLGQLVDAVPTAANIEYHATIVREKALLRRLIEQATHIIRDANEQGEREVSEILDQAEARIFLVAEAQNRSGFVGIKEILWQTFEHIERLQESASGITGVPTGFIDLDRMTTGLQKGDLCIIAARPSMGKTAFALNVAATAAIQHQNPVGIFSLEMSSSQLVQRLLCSEGRIDAQKLRRGRLSPEEHERLGTAAGHLNTAPIWIDDQPGSNVLEIRAKARRMQSDLRADGKDLGMIVIDYMQLMSGTGSSESRVQEVSQISRGLKMLARELEVPVIALSQLSRGPEQRTDKRPMLSDLRDSGSIEQDADVVMFLFRPEYYASAENREEMEGKAELIIAKQRNGPTGVVPLYFQKAYTRFDSVVGGSGGDDHGGNRGGFGP, encoded by the coding sequence ATGGAAGCTTCGCCACACTTCCCGAACAACGTGTTTGATCGGACCCCTCCGTTCTCCCTGCGGGCGGAAACCGCTGTTCTTGGCGGCATGCTGATCGATAAGGACGCGGTGACGCGTGTCATTGAGATGGTCCAGGATGGGATGTTCTACCGTGAGGGGAATCGTCGCATTTTCCGAGCGATGGTGCGGCTCTTCGAACGCGGTGCGGTGATCGACCCGATCACCATTACCGAAGAACTGAAGAAAACACAGGAGCTCGATTCGTCCGGTGGCCTCGATTACCTCGGCCAGCTCGTTGACGCCGTTCCGACCGCTGCGAACATCGAATACCACGCCACGATAGTGCGTGAAAAGGCCCTTCTTCGGCGCCTGATCGAGCAGGCGACCCATATCATTCGGGATGCCAACGAGCAGGGGGAGCGCGAAGTCAGCGAGATCCTGGATCAGGCAGAGGCTCGGATCTTTCTAGTCGCGGAAGCCCAAAATCGCTCCGGATTCGTCGGGATCAAGGAGATCCTCTGGCAGACGTTCGAACACATCGAGCGACTCCAGGAGTCTGCATCGGGCATCACCGGGGTACCGACGGGCTTTATCGACCTCGACCGCATGACGACAGGTCTGCAGAAGGGCGATCTGTGCATCATCGCGGCGCGCCCGTCCATGGGGAAAACCGCATTTGCGCTGAACGTTGCCGCTACAGCGGCCATTCAGCATCAGAATCCGGTCGGCATCTTCTCGCTCGAGATGTCATCGAGCCAGCTGGTGCAGCGGCTACTCTGTTCTGAGGGTCGGATTGACGCGCAGAAATTACGTAGAGGCCGCTTGTCACCCGAAGAGCACGAACGACTTGGAACTGCTGCGGGACACCTGAACACGGCCCCGATCTGGATCGACGATCAGCCGGGTAGCAACGTACTGGAGATTCGAGCTAAGGCCCGGCGCATGCAGTCCGACCTGCGGGCTGATGGGAAGGATCTGGGCATGATCGTGATCGACTATATGCAGCTCATGTCGGGAACGGGGTCTTCCGAATCGCGCGTGCAGGAAGTCAGTCAGATCTCTCGTGGCCTCAAGATGCTAGCCCGTGAGCTCGAGGTGCCGGTGATTGCTTTGTCGCAGCTCAGCCGAGGTCCCGAGCAGCGAACCGACAAACGACCCATGCTGTCCGATCTTCGTGATTCTGGTTCCATCGAGCAGGATGCCGATGTCGTCATGTTTCTGTTCCGGCCCGAGTACTACGCTTCGGCGGAGAATCGGGAGGAAATGGAGGGCAAGGCAGAGTTGATCATTGCGAAGCAGCGAAACGGCCCGACTGGTGTCGTCCCTCTGTATTTCCAGAAGGCCTACACCCGCTTTGACTCTGTCGTGGGTGGATCCGGCGGTGATGATCACGGAGGGAACCGGGGCGGCTTCGGTCCGTGA
- the gap gene encoding type I glyceraldehyde-3-phosphate dehydrogenase, whose amino-acid sequence MAIRAAINGFGRIGRNVLRSAKQSGQTEIDFVAVNDLTDSATLAHLLKYDSVHGRYPGSIEVSDKGLVVDGDEIQVLSERDPSALPWVDLDVDIVIESTGHFADHAGASRHIEAGAKKVIISAPGKNEDVTIVLGVNQDAYDPANHHIISNASCTTNCLAPVVKVLTNSFGFRHGLMTTIHAYTNDQRILDLPHSDLRRARAAAVSMIPTTTGAAKATGLVLPEVAGRIDGMAIRVPTADVSIVDLVAEIDKDVTEEEVNAAFQAAADGPMKGILGVSHDPLVSVDYTSDPHSSTVDALSTAVMDGRMVKVLSWYDNEWGYSSRVVDLVAFVGAQL is encoded by the coding sequence ATGGCGATCCGTGCAGCGATCAACGGATTCGGGCGCATCGGACGAAACGTCCTCAGAAGCGCGAAGCAGTCCGGCCAGACTGAAATCGACTTCGTCGCGGTCAATGACCTGACGGATTCCGCCACTCTGGCGCACTTGCTCAAGTATGACTCCGTGCACGGGCGCTACCCGGGCTCGATCGAAGTCTCGGACAAGGGCCTCGTCGTTGATGGAGACGAGATTCAGGTACTCAGTGAGCGCGACCCGTCGGCACTGCCTTGGGTGGATCTGGATGTCGACATCGTCATCGAGTCCACAGGACACTTCGCGGATCACGCTGGTGCATCAAGGCACATCGAGGCGGGCGCGAAGAAGGTGATCATCTCCGCACCGGGAAAGAACGAGGACGTAACGATCGTTCTCGGAGTGAATCAGGATGCGTACGATCCGGCCAACCACCACATCATTTCGAACGCATCGTGCACCACCAATTGTCTGGCCCCTGTGGTGAAGGTATTGACCAACTCGTTCGGTTTCCGTCATGGCCTCATGACCACGATTCACGCATACACGAACGATCAGCGGATTCTGGATCTCCCCCATTCGGACCTCCGTCGTGCACGTGCGGCTGCCGTCTCGATGATCCCCACGACGACTGGGGCCGCCAAGGCGACCGGCCTCGTACTTCCCGAGGTGGCCGGTCGTATCGACGGGATGGCGATTCGGGTGCCGACTGCCGACGTCTCGATCGTCGACCTCGTGGCCGAAATCGACAAAGACGTCACGGAAGAGGAAGTGAACGCCGCTTTCCAGGCCGCTGCTGACGGTCCGATGAAAGGAATTCTTGGTGTCTCGCATGATCCCCTCGTGTCCGTCGACTACACGAGCGACCCGCATAGCTCTACAGTGGACGCTCTCTCCACGGCCGTCATGGACGGGCGTATGGTCAAAGTTCTTTCTTGGTATGACAACGAGTGGGGCTACTCCTCTCGGGTAGTCGATCTCGTAGCATTTGTCGGGGCGCAGCTCTAG
- the ispD gene encoding 2-C-methyl-D-erythritol 4-phosphate cytidylyltransferase, producing MAIPAAGTGQRMGGARKLFLQLCGEPVLLHSLRPFLADSRVISVCVALALDDAEQPPEWLTSVDERVVIVKGGATRGASVVAAIAALDDVDVIAVHDAARPLVTAEVVSACIDRTAQGHGVVAGCPAVDTMKVVDDTGRILSTADRATLWHAHTPQVFPADVLRAAYASGDDNATDDAALVESQGGIIEMVDDGGLNLKVTRLSDLTIAEAVLRARADE from the coding sequence GTGGCGATCCCGGCTGCCGGCACCGGACAGCGGATGGGGGGAGCGCGGAAACTGTTCCTCCAGCTTTGTGGAGAGCCCGTGCTGCTTCATTCCCTGAGACCCTTCCTTGCGGACAGCCGTGTCATCTCGGTCTGCGTCGCGCTTGCTCTGGATGATGCGGAGCAGCCGCCGGAGTGGCTCACATCGGTCGATGAGCGAGTGGTGATCGTCAAAGGCGGCGCCACGCGCGGGGCCTCGGTTGTGGCAGCGATTGCGGCTCTTGACGATGTCGATGTCATCGCGGTCCATGACGCGGCCCGGCCACTGGTGACCGCTGAGGTCGTATCGGCGTGCATTGATCGAACCGCTCAAGGGCACGGCGTGGTCGCGGGCTGTCCGGCTGTCGACACCATGAAGGTTGTGGACGACACCGGCCGTATCTTGTCGACCGCCGACAGAGCAACCTTGTGGCATGCCCACACGCCGCAGGTATTTCCGGCGGATGTGCTTCGCGCGGCCTACGCCTCGGGCGACGACAACGCGACCGACGACGCCGCGCTCGTCGAGAGTCAGGGTGGCATCATCGAGATGGTGGACGACGGAGGTCTCAACCTGAAGGTCACTCGCCTCTCGGACCTCACGATCGCCGAGGCGGTCCTCAGGGCCAGGGCTGACGAGTGA
- the aroE gene encoding shikimate dehydrogenase, giving the protein MTVTAATRTIALLGDPVGHSISPEIQNAAFREAGVDGVYVAVRCAADDLDGFMKGLARAGGGGNVTLPHKEKAASILDVRSEAVRRTGACNTFWGDEHGKLHGDNTDVDGFQQALRIFIGGNAKGLRVLLLGGGGAARAALHGLLEEGADEVLLYNRTQDRARAVARRLGGERTRVVPIFRELEGESFDLIVNATRLGLDPEDVTPLDLDMLHRAGAAMDMVYGRHTTAFVQSAEAAGVRSTDGLEILVQQGAASFERWWGHAAPVDAMRDAVQAHQEA; this is encoded by the coding sequence ATGACCGTAACCGCAGCTACCAGGACCATCGCACTGCTTGGAGATCCTGTCGGGCACTCCATTTCTCCGGAGATTCAGAACGCTGCGTTTCGCGAGGCGGGTGTGGACGGGGTCTATGTCGCAGTCCGGTGCGCTGCCGATGATCTCGACGGATTCATGAAGGGCCTGGCCCGAGCGGGCGGGGGCGGCAACGTGACGCTGCCCCACAAGGAAAAAGCCGCAAGCATACTGGATGTGCGGAGCGAGGCGGTCCGTCGAACTGGGGCGTGCAACACATTCTGGGGTGATGAGCACGGCAAGCTGCATGGTGATAACACGGACGTCGATGGTTTCCAGCAGGCCTTGCGGATCTTCATCGGTGGCAATGCGAAGGGGCTACGGGTCCTGTTGCTGGGTGGCGGCGGTGCGGCTCGAGCGGCGCTTCACGGCCTCCTCGAAGAGGGAGCTGATGAGGTCCTCCTGTACAATCGGACACAGGACCGGGCCCGAGCGGTGGCGAGGCGCCTTGGCGGGGAGCGGACCCGCGTCGTCCCGATCTTCCGAGAGCTGGAGGGCGAGAGCTTCGATCTGATCGTGAACGCCACCCGCCTCGGGCTTGATCCGGAAGACGTGACTCCTCTGGATCTGGATATGCTGCATCGGGCCGGCGCTGCTATGGACATGGTCTACGGACGACATACGACCGCCTTCGTCCAGTCCGCCGAAGCGGCGGGTGTCCGTTCGACAGACGGTCTCGAGATACTAGTTCAGCAGGGAGCCGCTTCGTTCGAGCGGTGGTGGGGACATGCCGCCCCCGTCGACGCGATGCGCGATGCAGTCCAGGCTCACCAGGAGGCATGA
- a CDS encoding L-threonylcarbamoyladenylate synthase: MTQPLRTLDLRGDPDRDLGPVVDHLRNDGVVGYPTETVYGLGSACTAVGMRALQMVKGRSEKKSFIALVASRESIAGLAWTEEASELADIFWPGSVTLVLGDPDSTFPPGVRDPASGGVAVRVSPHPVVQRLLSAFGGAITSTSLNISGSLPAASGAEAREVLETIGADDVWLLDVGTLPESGPSTVIDCMGPVPIVLREGTVPIERIRCAIPEIYGQSSN, from the coding sequence GTGACTCAGCCCCTCAGAACACTGGATTTGCGAGGCGACCCCGACCGTGATCTTGGGCCGGTCGTCGATCATCTGAGGAACGATGGGGTTGTCGGTTATCCGACCGAGACGGTCTACGGCCTTGGGTCCGCATGTACCGCGGTGGGTATGCGAGCACTCCAAATGGTTAAGGGACGATCGGAAAAGAAGTCCTTTATCGCCCTGGTAGCGTCCCGGGAGTCGATCGCCGGGCTTGCTTGGACCGAAGAGGCGTCGGAGCTGGCCGACATTTTTTGGCCGGGTTCCGTGACGCTGGTGCTCGGCGATCCTGACAGCACGTTCCCTCCGGGCGTCCGTGACCCAGCCTCAGGTGGTGTCGCCGTGCGAGTGTCTCCACATCCTGTGGTACAGCGGTTACTGTCCGCGTTCGGTGGGGCCATCACTTCTACGAGTCTCAACATCTCGGGAAGTCTCCCTGCTGCGTCGGGTGCGGAAGCACGCGAGGTGCTCGAGACTATCGGAGCCGACGACGTATGGCTGCTGGACGTAGGCACGCTGCCCGAGTCCGGCCCTTCGACGGTCATCGACTGCATGGGCCCCGTGCCCATTGTCTTGAGGGAGGGTACAGTGCCGATCGAACGTATTCGCTGTGCAATACCGGAGATCTATGGACAGTCATCCAACTGA
- a CDS encoding uracil-DNA glycosylase, with translation MTERPSIKESARLLRQRIEMGGADLVLDGMTREEALALAAAAATLESERPSAGAADVLLSSAGRGPTAPRPSSGGTGGQAEPDRFVGKATAPRPASVEGQTSSSTGTPLPVLPDDYEELRGIALGCTACRLSAGRTQVVFSDGPPTARLMVVGEAPGANEDKTGVPFVGAAGQFLDLLLATVGLDRKESVYIANVLKCRPPGNRDPMTDEIETCSPLLRKQIDLVKPSALLAVGSFSGKLLTGQDKSALGKLRGNVHSYHGVPLVVTYHPAALLRNSNWTRAFWDDMQLLRGVIDNSQGA, from the coding sequence GTGACCGAACGTCCGAGCATAAAGGAGAGCGCGCGGCTCCTGCGGCAGCGTATCGAGATGGGTGGGGCTGATCTGGTGCTCGACGGGATGACCCGGGAAGAAGCGCTCGCGCTTGCGGCCGCTGCGGCCACCCTCGAATCCGAAAGGCCCTCCGCCGGAGCCGCTGATGTGCTCTTGTCGTCTGCTGGGCGGGGGCCTACGGCTCCGCGGCCGAGTTCCGGTGGCACAGGCGGTCAGGCCGAACCGGATCGGTTCGTTGGTAAGGCGACCGCTCCGCGGCCCGCTTCGGTCGAGGGGCAGACCTCTAGCTCGACGGGCACTCCTCTTCCTGTGCTCCCGGACGACTACGAGGAACTCCGCGGGATCGCGCTGGGATGCACGGCATGTCGTCTCTCCGCAGGGCGCACACAGGTCGTGTTCTCTGACGGTCCCCCGACCGCTCGACTCATGGTGGTCGGTGAGGCCCCGGGGGCGAATGAAGACAAAACCGGCGTCCCGTTCGTCGGTGCGGCTGGGCAGTTTCTTGATCTACTTCTGGCTACCGTGGGACTGGACCGAAAGGAGTCGGTTTACATCGCGAACGTCTTGAAGTGTCGGCCGCCAGGGAATCGCGATCCCATGACGGATGAAATCGAGACGTGCTCACCTCTTCTCCGCAAACAGATCGACCTAGTCAAGCCGTCGGCGCTTCTGGCCGTGGGTTCCTTTTCCGGCAAACTGCTGACCGGTCAGGATAAGTCTGCTCTCGGGAAGCTCCGTGGAAATGTTCACAGCTACCACGGGGTCCCATTGGTTGTCACCTACCATCCGGCTGCATTGCTTCGTAACTCCAACTGGACAAGGGCTTTCTGGGACGATATGCAACTCCTGCGTGGAGTCATCGACAATAGCCAGGGCGCCTAG